One Clavibacter zhangzhiyongii genomic region harbors:
- a CDS encoding GNAT family N-acetyltransferase, which yields MPDAVIHRLRADDWREYRALRLEMLEDTPLAYLETLEQALTRPESDWRARTARAEQPGSTAYVAVERATGRWLGAMNAFVAADPTRVMLVSVYITPSARGRGAGVTDLLLDAIIAWARDRPNVRAVRLEVHEDNPRARAYYERRGFRLTGRSVPYALDRTQKDLEMELPLG from the coding sequence GTGCCCGACGCGGTGATCCACCGCCTCCGCGCCGACGACTGGCGCGAGTACCGCGCGCTCCGCCTCGAGATGCTCGAGGACACCCCGCTCGCCTACCTCGAGACGCTCGAGCAGGCGCTCACCCGGCCGGAGTCGGACTGGCGCGCCCGCACCGCGCGCGCGGAGCAGCCGGGCAGCACGGCCTACGTCGCCGTCGAGCGCGCGACCGGCCGCTGGCTCGGCGCGATGAACGCCTTCGTCGCCGCCGACCCGACCCGCGTGATGCTCGTGAGCGTCTACATCACGCCGTCCGCGAGGGGTCGCGGCGCGGGCGTCACCGACCTCCTCCTCGACGCGATCATCGCATGGGCCCGCGACCGCCCGAACGTCCGCGCCGTGCGGCTCGAGGTGCACGAGGACAACCCGCGCGCCCGCGCCTACTACGAGCGCCGCGGCTTCCGCCTCACGGGCCGCAGCGTCCCCTACGCGCTGGACCGCACGCAGAAGGACCTGGAGATGGAGCTGCCGCTCGGCTGA
- a CDS encoding MarR family winged helix-turn-helix transcriptional regulator, with protein sequence MSPTIAVPGDRSDVLERLRDYTTAFDESVRQLAAALGLPTTDTTALAEVIWAETAGRALSPARLSERLHLTSGATTALINRLEGGGHLERSRESADRRVVTLRPTAASRARVTAVLQGARADVDRSLDGFTSEQLRTAAEVVRAITEGTAAGTRGMAGEGATRS encoded by the coding sequence ATGTCCCCCACCATCGCCGTCCCGGGAGATCGCTCCGATGTGCTCGAGCGGCTCCGGGACTACACGACCGCTTTCGACGAGTCGGTGCGGCAGCTCGCCGCGGCGCTCGGGCTGCCGACGACGGACACGACGGCGCTCGCGGAGGTCATCTGGGCGGAGACCGCCGGCCGCGCGCTGTCCCCGGCCCGTCTGTCGGAACGGCTCCACCTGACCTCGGGCGCCACGACCGCGCTCATCAACCGGCTCGAGGGCGGCGGTCACCTCGAGCGGAGCCGGGAGAGCGCCGACCGGCGGGTGGTCACGCTGCGGCCGACCGCCGCCTCCCGGGCGCGGGTGACGGCCGTCCTGCAGGGCGCGCGGGCCGACGTCGACCGGTCGCTCGACGGCTTCACCTCCGAGCAGCTCCGCACGGCAGCGGAGGTCGTGCGGGCGATCACGGAGGGGACCGCGGCGGGGACGCGCGGGATGGCGGGGGAGGGCGCGACCCGGAGCTGA
- a CDS encoding catalase: protein MTDQKYTTTDSGAPVASDEHSLSVGPDGAIPLHDHYLVEKLAQFNRERVPERVVHAKGGGAFGTFRVTGDVSAYTRASLFQPGAEVEMLARFSTVAGEQGSPDTWRDPRGFALKFYTDEGNYDLVGNNTPVFFIRDGIKFPDFIRSQKRLPGSHLRDHDMQWDFWTLSPESAHQVTWLMGDRGLPSSWRHMDGFGSHTYQWINAAGERFWVKYHFKTQQGIEILKQEQADQIAGEDADFHIRDLTEAIDRGDHPEWKLEVQIMPYEEAKSYRFNPFDLTKVWSQKDYPRIEVGTMTLNRNPENYFAQIEQAAFAPSNFVPGIQTSPDKMLLARIFSYADAHRYRVGTNHAQLPVNAPKSPVHSYSKDGAARYHFESAGTPVYAPNSHGGAHADPARAAESAGWEQDGELVRAAATLHAEDDDFVQARMLVNESMDDAQRERLVGNIVGHVSKVTTAELRARVIQYWTNVDAWLGAAVAAGLPPLAGSAPVAEATPGPTRDAEEVGVAAR, encoded by the coding sequence ATGACCGACCAGAAGTACACGACCACCGACTCCGGCGCACCGGTCGCCAGCGACGAGCACTCGCTCTCCGTCGGCCCCGACGGCGCCATCCCCCTCCACGACCACTACCTCGTCGAGAAGCTCGCGCAGTTTAACCGCGAGCGCGTCCCGGAGCGCGTCGTGCACGCCAAGGGCGGCGGCGCGTTCGGCACCTTCCGCGTCACGGGCGACGTCAGCGCGTACACCCGCGCCTCCCTCTTCCAGCCCGGCGCCGAGGTCGAGATGCTCGCGCGCTTCTCCACCGTCGCCGGCGAGCAGGGCAGCCCCGACACGTGGCGCGACCCCCGCGGATTCGCGCTGAAGTTCTACACGGACGAGGGCAACTACGACCTCGTGGGCAACAACACCCCCGTCTTCTTCATCCGCGACGGCATCAAGTTCCCCGACTTCATCCGCTCGCAGAAGCGCCTGCCGGGCTCGCACCTGCGCGACCACGACATGCAGTGGGACTTCTGGACCCTCTCGCCCGAGTCGGCCCATCAGGTCACCTGGCTCATGGGCGACCGCGGCCTCCCGAGCTCGTGGCGCCACATGGACGGCTTCGGCTCGCACACCTACCAGTGGATCAACGCGGCCGGCGAGCGCTTCTGGGTGAAGTACCACTTCAAGACGCAGCAGGGCATCGAGATCCTCAAGCAGGAGCAGGCCGACCAGATCGCGGGCGAGGACGCCGACTTCCACATCCGCGACCTCACCGAGGCCATCGACCGCGGCGACCACCCGGAGTGGAAGCTCGAGGTGCAGATCATGCCCTACGAGGAGGCGAAGTCGTACCGGTTCAACCCGTTCGACCTCACCAAGGTCTGGTCGCAGAAGGACTACCCGCGCATCGAGGTCGGCACCATGACCCTGAACCGGAACCCGGAGAACTACTTCGCGCAGATCGAGCAGGCCGCGTTCGCGCCCTCGAACTTCGTGCCCGGGATCCAGACCAGCCCCGACAAGATGCTCCTCGCGCGCATCTTCAGCTACGCCGACGCGCACCGCTACCGCGTGGGCACCAACCACGCGCAGCTGCCGGTGAACGCGCCGAAGTCGCCCGTGCACAGCTACTCGAAGGACGGCGCGGCGCGCTACCACTTCGAGTCGGCCGGCACGCCCGTCTACGCGCCCAACTCGCACGGCGGCGCGCACGCCGACCCGGCTCGCGCCGCGGAGAGCGCCGGCTGGGAGCAGGACGGCGAGCTCGTCCGCGCCGCCGCCACGCTGCACGCGGAGGACGACGACTTCGTCCAGGCCCGGATGCTCGTCAACGAGTCGATGGACGACGCCCAGCGCGAGCGCCTCGTCGGCAACATCGTCGGCCACGTGAGCAAGGTCACCACGGCCGAGCTGCGCGCCCGCGTCATCCAGTACTGGACGAACGTCGACGCGTGGCTGGGCGCCGCCGTCGCCGCCGGCCTGCCGCCGCTGGCCGGATCCGCGCCCGTCGCGGAGGCCACCCCCGGCCCGACGCGCGACGCCGAGGAGGTCGGTGTCGCGGCCCGCTGA
- a CDS encoding DUF1206 domain-containing protein translates to MSATGAASSLQRKPGFAVAARLGHAVNGLLHLLIGVIAFRLATGGGGGEADQSGALGSIAGSPGGRVLLWVIVVGLLGLGLWQLVETVLARGEDAKRTWAARAKELGKAVAYLAIAFTALRFATGGSSDSSEQTQSLSARLLAAPGGVALLVVLGLAVIAVGAYFGFKGATKRFQEDISVPSGSLGRGITALGVAGYIAKGVALVAVGVLFVVGAVTADPSRATGLDGALQALAALPAGVAVLAITGLGLIAYGLYCGARARYAKL, encoded by the coding sequence ATGAGCGCCACCGGCGCCGCGTCGAGCCTCCAGCGCAAGCCCGGCTTCGCCGTCGCGGCCCGCCTCGGCCACGCGGTCAACGGCCTGCTGCACCTCCTCATCGGCGTCATCGCGTTCCGCCTCGCCACGGGCGGCGGCGGGGGCGAGGCGGACCAGTCCGGCGCGCTCGGCTCCATCGCGGGATCGCCCGGCGGCCGCGTGCTGCTCTGGGTGATCGTGGTCGGCCTCCTCGGGCTCGGCCTCTGGCAGCTCGTGGAGACCGTGCTCGCGCGCGGCGAGGACGCGAAGCGCACCTGGGCGGCCCGCGCGAAGGAGCTCGGCAAGGCCGTCGCGTACCTCGCGATCGCGTTCACGGCGCTGCGCTTCGCGACCGGCGGATCCAGCGACTCCTCCGAGCAGACGCAGTCGCTCAGCGCCCGGCTCCTCGCGGCGCCCGGCGGCGTCGCCCTGCTCGTGGTGCTCGGCCTCGCCGTGATCGCCGTCGGCGCCTACTTCGGCTTCAAGGGCGCGACGAAGCGCTTCCAGGAGGACATCTCGGTGCCGTCCGGGTCGCTCGGCCGCGGGATCACCGCGCTCGGCGTCGCCGGGTACATCGCGAAGGGCGTCGCGCTCGTCGCGGTCGGCGTGCTGTTCGTCGTCGGCGCCGTGACGGCCGATCCGAGCCGCGCGACGGGCCTCGACGGTGCGCTCCAGGCGCTCGCGGCGCTGCCCGCGGGCGTCGCCGTGCTCGCGATCACGGGCCTCGGCCTCATCGCGTACGGCCTGTACTGCGGCGCCCGAGCGCGCTACGCGAAGCTGTGA
- a CDS encoding FAD-dependent monooxygenase, with product MADTTHHRPRVLVTGASIAGPALAWGLHREGFDVTLLERSAEPRQAGQNIDVRGLGRDVLRRMGIEDVVMANLTGEDGTRFVDEEGRVLATFPRAEGEDGPTAEVEILRGRFAGILVDLVRDDVELRYGDFVTGVRQDATGVDVELASGSHERYDLLLVAEGRSSRTRRLAFAEETTLRDHGVSIAYGTIDRIPGDTGYWDFLTGRGARNATIRPDDEGTIRASLSFESEPSGFEQLPFDSQMTVLRARFRGTGWQVERILDGFQARPDEFYTQRMEQVIVSTWSKGRIALLGDAAWGSGPTGMGTTLSLVAAHVLAGELGRALADPADTFAAAFARYEAQLRRYADSAQGLPPGGARLSHPSSALGQRAMRSAVRVAASRPVRGLADRFLLTSARHVPTLAAYPRLRG from the coding sequence ATGGCCGACACCACCCACCACCGCCCGAGGGTCCTCGTGACGGGAGCCAGCATCGCCGGACCGGCGCTCGCCTGGGGCCTGCACCGCGAGGGCTTCGACGTGACCCTGCTCGAGCGCTCGGCCGAGCCGCGCCAGGCGGGGCAGAACATCGACGTGCGCGGTCTAGGCCGCGACGTCCTCCGGCGCATGGGGATCGAGGACGTCGTCATGGCGAACCTCACGGGCGAGGACGGCACGCGCTTCGTCGACGAGGAGGGCCGCGTCCTCGCCACGTTCCCGCGCGCGGAGGGCGAGGACGGGCCGACGGCGGAGGTGGAGATCCTGCGGGGCCGGTTCGCCGGGATCCTCGTCGACCTCGTGCGGGACGACGTCGAGCTCCGCTACGGCGACTTCGTGACGGGGGTCCGCCAGGATGCGACCGGGGTCGACGTGGAGCTCGCGAGCGGATCCCACGAGCGCTACGACCTCCTGCTCGTGGCCGAGGGCCGCAGCTCGCGCACGCGCCGGCTCGCCTTCGCCGAGGAGACCACGCTCCGCGACCACGGCGTGAGCATCGCCTACGGGACGATCGACCGGATCCCCGGCGACACCGGCTACTGGGACTTCCTCACCGGACGCGGCGCGCGGAACGCCACCATCCGACCCGACGACGAGGGCACGATCCGCGCGAGCCTGTCGTTCGAGTCGGAGCCGTCCGGCTTCGAGCAGCTGCCGTTCGACTCCCAGATGACCGTGCTCCGCGCGCGCTTCCGCGGCACGGGCTGGCAGGTCGAGCGGATCCTCGACGGCTTCCAGGCGCGCCCGGACGAGTTCTACACGCAGCGCATGGAGCAGGTGATCGTCTCGACGTGGTCGAAGGGACGCATCGCGCTCCTCGGCGACGCGGCCTGGGGATCCGGCCCCACGGGCATGGGCACGACCCTCTCGCTCGTCGCCGCCCACGTGCTGGCGGGCGAGCTGGGACGCGCGCTCGCCGATCCGGCCGACACCTTCGCGGCCGCCTTCGCGCGCTATGAGGCGCAGCTGCGGCGATACGCCGACAGCGCGCAGGGGCTCCCGCCGGGCGGGGCCCGCCTCAGCCACCCGTCGTCCGCGCTCGGGCAGCGGGCGATGCGCAGCGCCGTGCGGGTCGCGGCGTCCCGGCCCGTGCGCGGGCTCGCCGACCGGTTCCTCCTCACGAGCGCGCGCCACGTGCCGACGCTCGCCGCCTATCCGCGGCTGCGCGGCTGA
- a CDS encoding AI-2E family transporter, giving the protein MTTPQSVWQDKLGRLSIRCVQILAVLVVAIAIVYAAISLKLVVIPVIIALILACAVRPMVLWMERRGLPDALAAAIALLTGLVLFGGAITLVVFGVQSQWPTLVKATSEGVDRLQSFVEEGGLPIDTAQIDSFRQSAVDFLTSSQFGSGAIAGVSAAAEVVTGAVLGLVVFFYFVKDGPRIWAFLIRPFRGRGRKRAVRVGHEGAKVLGGYIRGTATVALVDTVFIGAGLVFLGVPLALPLALVVFIGAFVPIVGATVAGILAALVALVTNDLGTALWVVGIVILVNQLEGNLLQPVVLGNALKLHGLVVLLALTAGTILGGIVGAILSVPLTAVAWTAWKIVMEPDEEEKEPSPPTHPHAPPAKRGVRGLTSLLTGRASTPATATRADR; this is encoded by the coding sequence ATGACCACCCCGCAGTCCGTCTGGCAGGACAAGCTCGGCCGCCTCTCCATCCGCTGCGTGCAGATCCTGGCGGTCCTCGTGGTCGCCATCGCGATCGTGTACGCCGCCATCTCGCTCAAGCTCGTGGTGATCCCGGTGATCATCGCGCTGATCCTCGCGTGCGCCGTCCGCCCGATGGTGCTCTGGATGGAGCGGCGCGGCCTGCCCGACGCGCTCGCCGCCGCCATCGCCCTGCTCACGGGCCTCGTGCTGTTCGGCGGCGCGATCACGCTCGTCGTCTTCGGCGTGCAGAGCCAGTGGCCGACCCTCGTGAAGGCCACCAGCGAGGGCGTCGACCGGCTGCAGTCCTTCGTCGAGGAGGGCGGCCTGCCCATCGACACGGCCCAGATCGACTCGTTCCGCCAGTCCGCCGTCGACTTCCTCACGAGCAGCCAGTTCGGATCCGGCGCCATCGCGGGCGTCTCCGCCGCGGCCGAGGTCGTCACGGGCGCCGTGCTCGGGCTCGTCGTGTTCTTCTACTTCGTCAAGGACGGGCCGCGCATCTGGGCCTTCCTCATCCGCCCGTTCCGCGGCCGCGGCCGCAAGCGCGCCGTGCGCGTCGGCCACGAGGGCGCCAAGGTGCTCGGCGGCTACATCCGCGGCACCGCGACGGTCGCGCTCGTCGACACCGTGTTCATCGGCGCCGGCCTCGTCTTCCTCGGCGTGCCGCTGGCGCTGCCGCTCGCGCTCGTCGTCTTCATCGGCGCGTTCGTGCCGATCGTCGGTGCCACCGTGGCCGGCATCCTCGCGGCGCTGGTCGCGCTGGTGACCAACGACCTCGGCACCGCACTCTGGGTCGTCGGCATCGTGATCCTGGTGAACCAGCTCGAGGGCAACCTGCTGCAGCCGGTCGTGCTCGGCAACGCGCTCAAGCTGCACGGCCTGGTCGTGCTGCTGGCGCTGACCGCCGGCACGATCCTCGGCGGCATCGTCGGCGCGATCCTCTCGGTGCCGCTCACGGCCGTCGCCTGGACCGCCTGGAAGATCGTGATGGAGCCCGACGAGGAGGAGAAGGAGCCGTCACCCCCGACGCACCCGCACGCGCCGCCCGCGAAGCGCGGCGTGCGCGGCCTCACCTCGCTGCTCACGGGCCGCGCCTCGACGCCCGCCACCGCCACCCGGGCCGACCGATGA
- a CDS encoding glycosyltransferase produces MTGASAAVRRAEQPEPRIRAVAIVIPARDEEALVGRCIASVGVAAERARAAGVEVRVILVADDCRDRTAEVARAAGVEVIESAAGRVGAARARGVDAALAGWDGAEAELWIACTDADSEVPPAWITSQLQLADAGTDVVVGTVRPELAGLSPAQVAAWQATRVPGVANGHVHGANLGVRADAYTAAGGFPAVVEHEDVDLVARLREAGARITASAAGEVLTSSRRDGRTPGGYAGYLHVALLERAAARAGCDSPCVPAG; encoded by the coding sequence GTGACGGGCGCGTCGGCCGCGGTCCGTCGCGCGGAGCAGCCGGAGCCGCGGATCCGCGCGGTCGCGATCGTCATCCCCGCGCGCGACGAGGAGGCGCTCGTCGGCCGCTGCATCGCGTCCGTCGGGGTCGCCGCGGAGCGCGCCCGGGCCGCGGGCGTCGAGGTGCGCGTGATCCTCGTCGCCGACGACTGCCGCGACCGCACCGCCGAGGTCGCGCGCGCCGCGGGCGTCGAGGTCATCGAGAGCGCCGCCGGCCGGGTCGGCGCGGCCCGCGCCCGAGGGGTGGACGCGGCGCTCGCGGGCTGGGACGGCGCCGAGGCCGAGCTGTGGATCGCGTGCACCGACGCCGACTCCGAGGTGCCGCCCGCGTGGATCACCAGCCAGCTGCAGCTCGCGGACGCCGGGACCGACGTCGTCGTCGGCACGGTGCGGCCCGAGCTCGCCGGCCTCAGCCCCGCGCAGGTCGCGGCGTGGCAGGCGACGCGCGTGCCCGGCGTCGCGAACGGACACGTGCACGGCGCCAACCTCGGCGTGCGGGCGGACGCGTACACGGCGGCCGGCGGCTTCCCCGCGGTGGTCGAGCACGAGGACGTCGACCTGGTCGCGCGGCTCCGGGAGGCCGGCGCGCGGATCACGGCGTCCGCCGCGGGCGAGGTGCTCACCTCGAGCCGCCGCGACGGCCGGACGCCCGGCGGCTACGCGGGCTACCTCCACGTCGCGCTGCTCGAGCGAGCGGCGGCGCGCGCGGGCTGCGACAGCCCCTGCGTCCCCGCGGGGTGA
- a CDS encoding PhzF family phenazine biosynthesis protein, which produces MTPRPTAAVDGVRPDEVHVVRVFADARGRHGNELGIVLASSRTDGREPEIARALGFSETVFVDAVDAPDADPRGAAIRILTPARELPFAGHPTVGAAWWLASRGAPVDHLRVPAGVVAVVHAADVVRVTAEPAWGPEFAWRELPSVAELAALDLPAAVADAGADHLYAWAWVDEAAGEIRSRMAAPALGVPEDEATGSAALRVTAHLGRALRITQGRGSELVTRLLDDGRAEVGGRTVADRVIPLP; this is translated from the coding sequence GTGACGCCGCGTCCGACCGCGGCCGTCGACGGCGTGCGGCCGGACGAGGTCCACGTCGTGCGCGTCTTCGCGGACGCGCGCGGACGGCACGGCAACGAGCTCGGCATCGTGCTCGCGTCGTCGCGCACCGACGGGCGTGAGCCCGAGATCGCGCGGGCGCTCGGCTTCAGCGAGACGGTCTTCGTCGACGCGGTGGACGCGCCGGACGCGGATCCCCGGGGCGCCGCGATCCGCATCCTCACGCCCGCGCGGGAGCTGCCCTTCGCCGGGCACCCGACCGTCGGCGCGGCCTGGTGGCTGGCGTCGCGCGGTGCGCCGGTCGACCACCTGCGGGTGCCCGCGGGGGTCGTGGCCGTGGTGCACGCGGCCGACGTCGTGCGCGTCACGGCGGAGCCGGCGTGGGGCCCCGAGTTCGCGTGGCGCGAGCTGCCGTCCGTCGCGGAGCTCGCCGCGCTCGACCTGCCAGCCGCCGTCGCGGACGCCGGCGCCGACCACCTCTACGCGTGGGCGTGGGTCGACGAGGCCGCGGGGGAGATCCGCTCCCGCATGGCGGCTCCCGCGCTGGGCGTGCCCGAGGACGAGGCGACGGGATCCGCCGCCCTCCGCGTCACCGCGCACCTCGGCCGGGCCCTCCGCATCACGCAGGGCCGCGGCAGCGAGCTGGTGACGCGGCTGCTCGACGACGGCCGCGCCGAGGTCGGCGGGCGGACGGTCGCGGATCGGGTGATCCCGCTGCCCTGA
- a CDS encoding GNAT family N-acetyltransferase, translating into MGPRLTVVREGALDVAAHTSIASLLALAFPDFREGYAGARSWAGAQPELRVLVHDGDELVAHAGIRRMFVQAGDGAGDPADDLLVGSTGMVAVHPERQGQGLGTLLADGIRGALARLAVPFGLLETGADTTGYYVRHGWIPLDGRTGHYNGFTLRGAAEVVHQDHGWLMLPVTAPADAFPAGDLHVNGQLV; encoded by the coding sequence ATGGGACCCCGCCTCACCGTCGTCCGCGAGGGCGCGCTCGACGTCGCCGCCCACACCTCCATCGCGTCGCTCCTCGCGCTCGCCTTCCCCGACTTCCGCGAGGGCTACGCGGGCGCGCGCAGCTGGGCGGGGGCGCAGCCCGAGCTGCGGGTCCTCGTGCACGACGGCGACGAGCTCGTGGCGCACGCGGGGATCCGGCGCATGTTCGTCCAGGCGGGCGACGGCGCGGGCGACCCGGCGGACGACCTGCTCGTGGGATCCACCGGCATGGTGGCCGTGCACCCCGAGCGGCAGGGGCAGGGCCTCGGCACGCTGCTCGCCGACGGGATCCGCGGCGCGCTCGCCCGCCTCGCCGTGCCGTTCGGCTTGCTCGAGACCGGCGCGGACACCACCGGCTACTACGTGCGGCACGGCTGGATCCCCCTCGACGGCCGCACCGGCCACTACAACGGCTTCACGCTCCGCGGCGCCGCGGAGGTCGTGCACCAGGACCACGGCTGGCTGATGCTCCCCGTCACCGCCCCCGCCGACGCGTTCCCCGCGGGCGACCTCCACGTGAACGGGCAGCTGGTGTGA
- a CDS encoding hemolysin family protein: protein MNGDLLLNIVLVVVFVLVGGVFAATEMALVTLREGQLNALAARGRRGEKVAALARNPNTFLAAVQIGVTVAGFASAAYGASSIAPSVVPLLESWGLESGFASTLATLLLTLMIAYLSLVLGELAPKRLAIQRNAGFAYGVAPVLNGFAILMRPVIWLLSVSTDLVVRLLGGDPHKTGEEMSEEELRDIVSSHEGLPDDERRILDDVLSLRHRQLSEVMKPRPEIAALDGTGTVRDAGIDVQDRPYSRYPVMDKSIDDVIGFVHVRDLYQAIAADPERPVSEILRPIPYLPATARVLPTLTMMRAEGHQIAVIVDEYGGTDGIVTLEDLVEEVVGEIFDEYDTDTAARDLAEDGGTIDGRLNFQDFEEATGVKLPDSASDTVAGFVIEELGRLAQVGDTVEVDGVTLQVTALDRRRISEILVIPREDASEQDASAGERASA from the coding sequence GTGAACGGCGACCTCCTCCTCAACATCGTCCTGGTCGTGGTCTTCGTCCTCGTCGGCGGCGTGTTCGCCGCCACGGAGATGGCGCTCGTCACGCTCCGCGAGGGCCAGCTCAACGCCCTCGCCGCCCGCGGCCGCCGCGGCGAGAAGGTCGCCGCCCTCGCCCGGAACCCCAACACCTTCCTCGCGGCGGTGCAGATCGGCGTGACCGTCGCCGGGTTCGCGTCAGCCGCCTACGGCGCCTCGTCCATCGCGCCGTCCGTCGTGCCGCTGCTGGAGTCATGGGGCCTCGAGTCCGGCTTCGCCTCCACGCTCGCCACGCTCCTGCTGACGCTGATGATCGCCTACCTCTCGCTCGTGCTCGGCGAGCTCGCGCCCAAGCGCCTCGCCATCCAGCGGAACGCCGGCTTCGCGTACGGCGTCGCGCCCGTGCTCAACGGCTTCGCGATCCTCATGCGGCCCGTCATCTGGCTGCTCTCCGTCTCGACCGACCTCGTCGTGCGCCTCCTCGGCGGCGACCCGCACAAGACCGGCGAGGAGATGAGCGAGGAGGAGCTCCGCGACATCGTCTCCAGCCACGAGGGCCTCCCGGACGACGAGCGCCGGATCCTCGACGACGTGCTCTCCCTCCGCCACCGCCAGCTCAGCGAGGTGATGAAGCCGCGGCCGGAGATCGCCGCGCTCGACGGCACCGGCACCGTCCGCGACGCCGGCATCGACGTGCAGGACCGGCCGTACTCGCGCTACCCGGTCATGGACAAGAGCATCGACGACGTCATCGGCTTCGTCCACGTGCGCGACCTGTACCAGGCCATCGCGGCGGACCCGGAGCGGCCCGTGTCCGAGATCCTCCGCCCGATCCCCTACCTCCCGGCGACCGCGCGCGTCCTTCCGACGCTCACGATGATGCGCGCCGAGGGCCACCAGATCGCCGTGATCGTGGACGAGTACGGCGGCACCGACGGCATCGTCACGCTCGAGGACCTCGTGGAGGAGGTCGTGGGCGAGATCTTCGACGAGTACGACACCGACACGGCCGCGCGCGACCTCGCGGAGGACGGCGGCACGATCGACGGCCGCCTCAACTTCCAGGACTTCGAGGAGGCGACGGGCGTCAAGCTCCCCGACTCGGCGTCGGATACCGTCGCGGGCTTCGTCATCGAGGAGCTCGGACGGCTCGCGCAGGTGGGCGACACGGTCGAGGTCGACGGCGTGACGCTCCAGGTGACGGCGCTCGACCGACGCCGGATCTCCGAGATCCTCGTCATCCCGCGGGAGGATGCGTCCGAGCAGGACGCCTCCGCCGGGGAGCGCGCGAGCGCGTAG
- a CDS encoding Fur family transcriptional regulator, with product MSHDHAHHHAPPLDADALRAALRGAGLRVTRPRVAVLEAVDAQPHSDADEVLRAVKGELPGTSIQAVYGVLGALAAAGLVRRIEPAGSSARYERRTGDNHHHLVCTSCRTIVDVDCAVGESPCLMPSDSAGFLVASAEVTYWGLCPACRTAAADPGATVAT from the coding sequence ATGTCCCACGACCACGCGCACCACCACGCGCCGCCCCTCGACGCCGACGCCCTGCGCGCCGCGCTCCGCGGGGCCGGCCTCCGGGTGACCCGACCGCGCGTGGCCGTCCTCGAGGCGGTCGACGCCCAGCCGCACTCGGACGCCGACGAGGTGCTCCGCGCGGTGAAGGGCGAGCTGCCCGGCACGAGCATCCAGGCGGTCTACGGCGTGCTCGGCGCGCTCGCGGCCGCGGGGCTCGTGCGGCGCATCGAGCCCGCGGGATCATCCGCGCGCTACGAGCGCCGGACGGGTGACAATCACCATCACCTCGTGTGCACGTCCTGCCGGACGATCGTCGACGTGGACTGCGCGGTGGGGGAGTCCCCCTGCCTCATGCCGTCCGACTCGGCGGGCTTCCTGGTGGCGAGCGCCGAGGTGACGTACTGGGGCCTGTGCCCCGCCTGCCGGACCGCAGCCGCGGATCCCGGTGCCACCGTCGCGACCTGA